A genomic stretch from Cydia amplana chromosome 1, ilCydAmpl1.1, whole genome shotgun sequence includes:
- the LOC134653135 gene encoding uncharacterized protein LOC134653135 produces MSPDPETEASEDMLESIDELKERLSSMKRLMEERKAAGTGTKDLFQGHAASLQGTNMIDGNFLSFVFGGSLVVILSVSVYAFYNLYHAVLKKFPSTHTEL; encoded by the exons ATGAGTCCAGATCCTGAAACTGAAG cGTCCGAGGACATGCTAGAATCAATAGACGAACTGAAAGAACGGCTGTCCTCCATGAAGCGGCTGATGGAGGAGCGCAAGGCCGCCGGCACAGGCACCAAGGACCTGTTCCAAGGCCACGCGGCCAGCCTGCAGGGCACCAACATGATCGACGGCAACTTCCTGAGCTTCGTGTTCGGAGGCTCGCTGGTTGTCATCCTCAGTGTATCCGTGTACGCCTTCTACAACTTGTATCATGCTGTTCTTAAGAAGTTCCCCTCTACTCATACGGAGTTGTAA